From Heliomicrobium modesticaldum Ice1, a single genomic window includes:
- a CDS encoding putative polysaccharide biosynthesis protein codes for MATALTYGTLVLMAATLLNRLLSFYNQIVLMRYIGAETVGLFQMIYPVYILLLVAATFGIPVALTKRIAEEAAYNRWGNVRRLMKVSVLLLVAGGMAVTAAAFLLSRSLFPALVADDRAVTAFWPLLPSIVLISFASAIRSFCQGMQEMAPSSIASFVEQVVRIVSGISLALVLLPRGAGWAAAGMTLGITLGELFGLVTLLIFASPLFFSRLKLFWAGYRARATISTGQALRSLWPVACPVAASRIAACLIMGLDAYLIPRVLQQAGLSLSEATTAFGSLVGGLVPLIAIPAVFTAPLSVSLVPGIAESWALKQERTVRYRAVKALRLTAVIGWPAAVLLGIIGDRFASLFFGLDHMGDTIQILAWGAPFFYLQSTTGGILQGLGMVVFPLLVTVATSLLRVGLFLTLATLPSVGLNGIAYGFTISNILAALLHLFWFHRRLGLTGRELSSSLLPLPAALVAAAGLWVCLQVTAFAGRSDVTALVAMVAIMGILYFVTLAAYGGLTAADLRSFPGGVWLLGWLRKK; via the coding sequence ATGGCCACCGCCTTGACCTATGGCACCCTCGTCCTGATGGCGGCTACGTTGTTAAACCGTTTGCTTTCCTTTTATAACCAGATTGTACTGATGAGATACATTGGCGCAGAGACGGTCGGGCTCTTTCAGATGATCTATCCCGTCTACATACTCTTACTGGTGGCGGCCACTTTTGGCATTCCGGTGGCGTTGACGAAAAGAATCGCCGAGGAAGCTGCTTATAACCGCTGGGGCAATGTGCGGCGCCTGATGAAGGTGTCCGTACTGCTGTTGGTTGCCGGCGGAATGGCAGTGACGGCTGCGGCATTTCTGCTCTCCCGTTCCCTCTTTCCGGCGTTGGTGGCTGATGATCGTGCAGTGACCGCCTTTTGGCCTCTCTTGCCCAGCATCGTACTGATCAGTTTCGCCTCGGCGATCCGTTCCTTCTGTCAAGGCATGCAGGAGATGGCACCATCCTCGATCGCCTCTTTTGTCGAGCAGGTAGTGCGCATCGTCAGTGGAATCTCCCTGGCACTGGTGTTGCTACCCCGCGGCGCCGGCTGGGCGGCTGCCGGAATGACCTTGGGGATCACTCTCGGCGAATTGTTCGGTCTCGTTACCCTGCTGATATTTGCAAGTCCTTTGTTCTTCAGCCGGCTCAAGCTCTTCTGGGCTGGCTACCGTGCCCGGGCAACGATCAGCACGGGACAGGCGCTGCGTTCACTCTGGCCGGTGGCTTGCCCGGTAGCCGCTTCTCGGATTGCGGCCTGTCTGATCATGGGTCTTGACGCCTACCTGATCCCGCGCGTCCTCCAACAGGCCGGTCTCTCTTTATCAGAAGCCACGACCGCCTTCGGCAGTCTCGTCGGTGGCTTAGTTCCCCTGATCGCTATTCCTGCTGTATTCACGGCGCCCCTATCGGTCAGCTTAGTTCCCGGCATTGCCGAAAGTTGGGCGCTCAAGCAGGAGCGGACGGTGCGCTACCGGGCTGTCAAGGCGCTGCGCCTGACGGCGGTGATCGGCTGGCCGGCGGCGGTGTTGCTCGGCATCATCGGCGATCGTTTTGCGTCACTGTTTTTCGGTTTGGACCATATGGGCGATACGATTCAAATCCTAGCTTGGGGCGCTCCTTTTTTCTACCTGCAAAGCACCACCGGCGGAATCTTGCAAGGCCTGGGAATGGTCGTTTTCCCACTCCTCGTTACAGTGGCCACGTCATTGCTCCGCGTCGGTCTCTTCCTCACCCTGGCCACCTTGCCTTCCGTTGGTCTGAATGGCATCGCCTATGGCTTTACGATTTCCAACATCCTGGCGGCTCTGTTGCATCTTTTTTGGTTTCACCGACGACTCGGTCTCACGGGAAGGGAACTGTCCTCTTCCCTGTTGCCCCTTCCTGCTGCTCTCGTCGCGGCCGCCGGCCTATGGGTGTGCCTTCAGGTAACCGCCTTCGCAGGGCGCTCTGACGTAACGGCCTTGGTAGCGATGGTGGCTATTATGGGTATTCTCTACTTCGTCACGCTGGCTGCATATGGAGGTTTGACTGCTGCTGATCTGCGCAGTTTTCCAGGAGGGGTCTGGTTGCTTGGATGGCTCCGGAAAAAATGA
- the fusA gene encoding elongation factor G, producing MTTPREAIRNIAVLAHTGAGKTSLVESMLFNAGLINRKGRVEDGNTTTDYLPEETKRKVSIQSAMALIKWQGAKLNIIDTPGYSDFFGEVISAVSVVEGTLLVVCGVNGVQVQTEAAWQLSQDKGRIPVVFINKLDRENSNYGKALEQLRELGGPHVLPLQWPLGAAPHWQGMVDILDGTFVPTNPKFKDMPALSTEESENIKSWRDKLVEAIVEMDEELLMRYLDGEAIDLEELRPALAVAVKEGKIVPVLGGAINADGTVKRLLDDLVALLPAPLDEEGQEPSAGAPLKAQVFKTVIDPYLGKVNFVRIYQGTLRADTPLYNGTSQKEEKPAAPLFMTGKNQQPADAAGPGEIIALVKLQHTHTGDTLFAKGTGLTPLRPIEFPNPSLSMAFYPATKADEDKLGTSLQRLLEEEPCLKIHRNTETKETILTGMGTLHMEVCVERLQRKYGVNVTTSWPKIPYRESIRRTAKAEGKHKKQTGGHGQYGHVWLVLEPKHDGDFEFVESIFGGVVPKNFIPAVEKGVRESLLEGTLAGYPVMNIKVNLVDGSYHPVDSSELSFKMAAHIAFKKGMEMADPYLLEPVMQVEINVPEHHLGDILGDLNSRRGRVLSSDMVGKRQIIQALVPQQELIQFPLQLQAITHGRGSYRAQFHSYQEVPARLAQTIIESARKNGH from the coding sequence TTGACGACACCGAGAGAAGCCATACGCAACATCGCTGTTCTCGCCCACACCGGCGCAGGAAAGACCTCCTTGGTGGAATCGATGCTGTTCAATGCGGGACTCATCAACCGAAAAGGTCGAGTCGAAGACGGCAATACAACGACCGATTACCTGCCCGAGGAAACGAAGCGAAAAGTAAGTATCCAATCGGCGATGGCGCTGATCAAGTGGCAAGGGGCAAAACTAAATATCATTGACACACCGGGATACAGCGATTTTTTTGGCGAGGTCATCAGCGCCGTATCGGTCGTTGAAGGGACTTTGCTGGTCGTCTGCGGCGTCAACGGCGTCCAGGTCCAGACGGAGGCGGCCTGGCAGTTGAGCCAAGACAAGGGGCGTATCCCTGTCGTTTTTATTAACAAACTAGATCGGGAGAACTCGAACTATGGCAAAGCGCTGGAGCAATTGCGCGAACTCGGCGGTCCTCATGTTCTTCCCTTACAATGGCCTCTTGGCGCCGCTCCCCATTGGCAGGGGATGGTCGATATCCTCGACGGCACTTTCGTCCCGACCAATCCTAAGTTCAAAGATATGCCGGCTTTGTCCACAGAAGAATCGGAGAACATAAAAAGCTGGCGCGACAAGTTGGTCGAGGCTATCGTCGAGATGGACGAGGAACTGCTGATGCGCTACCTCGACGGCGAAGCGATCGATCTGGAAGAACTCCGTCCGGCCTTGGCAGTTGCCGTCAAGGAAGGCAAGATCGTCCCCGTCCTCGGCGGCGCCATTAACGCTGATGGAACCGTCAAGCGCCTGCTCGATGACCTGGTCGCACTGCTCCCAGCGCCTCTCGATGAAGAAGGCCAGGAGCCGTCTGCCGGAGCGCCCTTAAAAGCCCAGGTATTCAAGACCGTCATCGACCCCTACCTGGGCAAAGTCAACTTTGTCCGCATCTATCAGGGTACACTGCGCGCAGATACGCCGCTCTACAACGGCACGAGTCAAAAAGAAGAAAAGCCGGCAGCGCCGCTGTTCATGACCGGCAAGAACCAGCAGCCCGCTGATGCAGCCGGCCCAGGCGAGATCATCGCCCTTGTGAAACTCCAACATACCCATACCGGTGACACGTTGTTTGCCAAAGGCACTGGCCTGACGCCGCTCAGACCTATCGAGTTCCCCAATCCCAGCCTGTCCATGGCCTTCTACCCGGCCACCAAAGCCGATGAAGATAAACTGGGCACAAGCCTGCAACGCCTGTTGGAGGAAGAGCCCTGCTTAAAGATTCACCGAAACACGGAAACGAAGGAAACCATCCTGACCGGCATGGGCACCCTGCACATGGAGGTCTGCGTCGAACGACTACAACGCAAGTACGGCGTGAATGTGACCACCAGTTGGCCAAAGATCCCCTACCGCGAGTCGATCCGCAGAACGGCCAAAGCCGAAGGAAAACATAAAAAGCAAACCGGCGGACACGGCCAGTACGGCCATGTCTGGCTGGTCTTGGAACCGAAGCATGACGGCGATTTTGAGTTCGTCGAATCTATCTTCGGCGGCGTGGTGCCGAAAAACTTCATCCCCGCAGTCGAAAAGGGCGTTCGCGAGAGCCTTCTGGAAGGGACGTTAGCTGGCTATCCCGTCATGAACATCAAGGTCAACCTTGTCGACGGCTCCTACCATCCCGTTGACTCTTCAGAACTCTCCTTTAAGATGGCCGCTCATATCGCCTTCAAAAAAGGCATGGAGATGGCCGATCCCTACCTGCTCGAACCGGTGATGCAGGTGGAGATCAATGTGCCCGAGCACCACCTGGGCGACATCCTGGGCGATCTGAACAGCCGCCGGGGCCGCGTCCTCAGCAGCGATATGGTTGGCAAGCGCCAGATCATCCAGGCCCTCGTGCCCCAACAGGAATTGATCCAGTTCCCCCTGCAGCTCCAAGCAATTACCCACGGCCGCGGCAGCTACCGAGCCCAATTCCACTCCTACCAAGAGGTACCTGCCCGGCTGGCTCAGACCATCATCGAATCGGCCCGCAAGAACGGCCATTAA